The Campylobacter curvus genome includes the window AATTTAGCTCGCAAACCAAAATTTTACTAAATTTTGCCGCTAGCCCTTTTAGCTTCGCACTTGGAGCGGGAAAGAGCGATATAGGCTTAAACAGTCCGGCCTTGACGCCGCGTGCGCGTAAATTCAGCACCGCTTGCTTTGCACTTAAAGCGACGCTGCCGTAGGCGATGATGCAAATTTGCGCGTCATCTAGCATGAAATTTTCACTCGCTTCTATCTCGTGCGTGTGTAGATTGATTTTATTGAAAAGGCGTTTGATATTTTTATCCACGATGACGCCATCCTCGGTCGGAAAGCCCGTCTCGCCGTGATGAAGCCCCGTGATGTGATAGCGATATCCCTTGAAAAACGGGTTTAAGACCGCGGGCTTATCCTCGCTGATCGCATAGGGCTTATACTCTTTTACGTCGCCTGTAAATTCAGCCTTATGCCAGATCTCAAGCTCTGAAATTTCAGGTAAGACAACCTTGCCTTGCATATGGCCGATCGTCTCATCTAGTAGTAGCATCACTGGCGTCATAAAGCGAGTGGCTAGGTTGAAGGCCTGAACAGTGAATTTATAGCACTCTTCTAGGCTAGAAGGAGCCAGCACGATCATATTTATGTCGCCGTGGCTTGGCGTCTTTGCCTGAAGCACGTCGCCTTGAGATACACGCGTAGGCAGCCCGGTCGATGGTCCGCCGCGCATGACGTTTACGATGACCAAGGGCACTTCAGCGATGAAGCCAAGTCCGATCTGCTCGGCTTTTAAAGAGATACCAGGACCTGAGCTGGCCGTCATCGTCTTTGCTCCGCTCATCGCAGCGCCAAGAGCGACCGAGATACCGGCGATTTCGTCCTCCATCTGTATGAACGTGCCGCCAAATTTTGGCAAAAGCACGCTTAGCTCGTGCGCTACCTCGCTGCTTGGCGTGATAGGATATCCGCCGAAGAAATTACAGCCACATTCGACCGCAGCCCTTGCTACCAGGGCGTTTCCCGTCGATATGATCTCTCTCATCTCACTCCCCCAGCTTTGCAAATTTATTTGCCTTGACCGCCTCGGCTCGCTCTTTGCTCTCGCTTGTGAGTTTGGCAAATTTAAAACCTTTCTCGGCGACATAGATCGCAAAATCGGGGCAGTGAAGCTCACAGTCGCGACAGCCTATACAGGCGCCCGGATAGACTACCTCTATCATCTTGCCAAGCACGGCGTGAGGCTCTAACCTCATAGCCAGCACGCCCGCAGGACAGTAGCTCACGCACACGTCACAGGCCTTACACCTGCTCTCGTCGACCCAAACGGCCACATCATCTCTAACGATCATAAATTTTCCTCATCCTAATATCTCTTTTAGTTTTTCGCCTATTTTTGCGGGATTCGTGACGATATGAGCGCCGGCTACTTTCAAGACTTCAAATTTAGCCTTTGCACTCGCGTTTTTGGAGTTTATTATCGCTCCGGCATGTCCCATTTTACGTCCCTCGGGCGCACTGGCACCGGCTATGAAAGCGACGATGGGCTTTTTGAAATTTTCAATGATCTGACTGGCTCTACTCTCGAGCTCACCGCCTATCTCGCCTATCATCACGACAGCCCTAGTGTCCTCGTCCTCGTCAAAAAGGGGCAAAATTTCATCGTAAGCCATGCCAATCACCGCGTCTCCGCCGATACCGATGGCTGTCGAGATACCATATCCTTGCTCGCAAATTTGATTTGCCGCTTCGTATGTGAGAGTGCCTGACTTTGAGATGATACCGATATTTAGGCTCGCTCTTTTAAACACTGCGCTTGGCATGATGCCTAGCTTGCACTCGTTGGCGCTTATGACGCCCGGACAGTTTGGCCCTATGATCTTCATGCCGCGCTTGTTCGCATAGGCCTTTGCAGCGAGCATGTCAAGCACCGGCACATGCTCGGTTATGACGACGCATAGCTTTATATCCGCGTCCGCAGCCTCGATGATAGCGTCTTTGCAAAAGCCGGCCGGCACGAATATCATACTAGCATCCGCCCCGCTAGCGTCTTTGGCCTCTTTCACGGTGTTATAAATTTTAACGCCAAGATGCGTCTGTCCGCCTTTAAACGGCGTCACGCCGGCAGCTATCTGCGTGCCGTAGTCCATGCAGCTTTGAGTATGGAAGCTACCCTCCTTGCCCGTGATGCCCTGCACGATGACACGCGTGCTTTTATCTATCAATATACTCATTTTTCGCCCTTTGCGAGCATGACAGCCAGCCTTGCTCCCTCAAATAGATCGCCGCTCGTATGCAGCCCCTTCAGGGAGGAATTTTTTAGCATATCAAGCGCTTCTTTAGCGTTCGTGCCATCAAGCCTCACGACCACAGGCACACCAAGCGGCGTGCTTTGGCAAGCCTCGATGATGCCCGCAGCTATACGGTCGCAGCGAACGATACCGCCAAATATATTTACAAATATCACCTTCACGCGCCGATCGTTTAAAATCAGCCTAAAAGCCTTCGCTACGCCCTCGCCTGTCGCCGCACCGCCTACGTCTAGGAAATTTGCCGCCTCACCGCCAAGCTCTTTGATGATATCCATCGTAGCCATGGCAAGCCCCGCTCCATTTACCACGCAGCCCACGCTACCCTCAAGCTTGATGTAGTTTAGACGCTGCTCCTTGGCTTCGTTTTCGCTAGCGTCGGTTTGAGTCTCGTCGTTTAAGGCCCTGATGTCCTCATGACGAAAGAGCGCGCTATCATCAAAGCTCATCTTTGCATCAAGTGCGTAGAATTCATCATCTTGCGTCAGCACGAGAGGGTTTATCTCTATTAAATTCGCGTCTTTAAAGATGTAAATTTTATAAAGATTTTGCAGCAGCGTATCTAGCTTGCTCCATAAAATTTTATCGATCTGTAAGAAATTTATGAGCTCTTTGGTGTGAAAGCCGCAAAGTCCGATCTGTGGGTCGATGCTTATGGTTTTTATGAGATGCGGGTTTTGTTTGGCGGTCTCTTCGATGCTGACACCGCCGTCTTTAGAGACGATGAGGCTGATTTTTTCGCTATTTCTGTCAAAGGCGAGGCTGAGGTAAATTTCTTGTTTGAAATTTAGCCCCTCCTCGATATAAATTTTACGCACCAATATCCCGTTTTTAGGCGTTTGAGGCGTGATGAGCGTCATGCCTAGCAGCTTTGATGCAAACTGTATCGCCTGCTCGCGAGAGCTCGCTATCTTCACGCCGCCGGCCAAACCGCGCCCACCGGCATGTATCTGCGCTTTGAGGGCAAAAATCTCGCCTTCAAGATCGTTTAAAATTTCACTCGCCTGCTCTAAATTTTCAGCCACTGCGCCTTTTGCGACATTTACGCCGTATCGTTTTAAAATTTCCTTGGCCTGAAATTCGTGGATATTCATGCTAAATTTTCTTTTAAAAACCTGATATTCGCGCTGATCTCAGCCTCGCTCGCTTCAAGCTCGTCTAGCTCCTCGTCCTCTAAATTTAGAGGCAAAATTTCCTTTAGGCCGCTTTTTGAGAGCTTTACCAGCCTTCCGCATGCAAGCTCGTCTGACAAAATCACACTCGCAGCTAAAATTTCATCGCTGTTATTTTTTATCGCCTCGCACATCTTGACTACCGCAGCAGCCGGTGCGTAATACGCCGACGTGCCAAGCAGCCTCACTATCTTTGCACCGCCGGTTTTGGTCTCTTGCTTTATCTTTTCAAGCTCCAGCGGGCTTAAATTTTGATTTAAATTTTTAGCCGAGACTATCATTTTGTCGTTGTGTGCTCCTAGCACCTTGGCGCTCACATCTTTGGCGCTGATGTCCTTTAGGCAGGCGATCTCGTAGCGACATCTCGCGCTATCAAGCTCGCCTGCCATGCCTATGACGCGCGATCTATCAAAGCCGCTGTATCTTAGCGCTGTCCAGACCATGACATCAAGCGGGTTTGTCACGATGATGACGATAGCATTTGGTGCGAATTTCGCGATATTTTGAGCCGTTTGCTTTACGACTTGCGCATTTTTAAGCAGCAGATCCTCTCTGGTTTGCCCCTCTTTTCTGGGGCTTCCGGCGGTCACCACGACGATGTCGCTAGCCTCTATCAGCGCAAAATCGTCTCCACCTGCCGCGCTCAAGCAGCCGCAAAATACGCAGCCGGCTTGCGCGATATCGATCGCCTTTGCACGCGCGACATCGCCAAAAATATCCACTAGCGCGATCTCGTCGCAAACTCCACGCATACCAAGCGCATAAGCGATGCTCGCACCGACGTTTCCAGCTCCGATGACACTTATTTTCATGTTTTATCCTATGATTTGATTTAAAATTTTACTCGGGCGCATTATCTGCGCAGCCTTTGTTTCATCCGGCATAAAATACCCGCCAAAATCGACGCTAACGCCCTGCACATCGCAAAGCTCTTTTAAAATTTTAGCCTCATTTTGGCTTAAATCTCTAGCTGTTTGGCTAAATTTTATAGCCAGCTTGGCGCCGTTTCGCGCCAGCTCATCAGCCCAGTAAAGCGCCAAATAAAAATGGCTCGCTCGAGTATCCGGGCTTTTGACGCCGCTTTTTGGGGATCTGTTGTTTTTTAGATAGGCTGCGACGGCGGCGTTTAGCGTCCTTGATAAAATTTCAGCCTTTTTGTCGCCCCTGCTAGCGCTCAAATGCTCAAGCGACGCGATGAGAGCTAGGTATTCGCCCAGGCTGTCCCAGTCTAGGTGGTTGCTAGCGATCATATCTCTAGCCAGCATCGGCGCAGTCCCGCCGGCACCGGTCTCAAACATCGCTCCACCGCTTAAAAGAGGTACTACCGAGAGCATTTTTGAGCTTGTGCCAAGCTCTAAGATCGGGAAAAGATCGGTCAGATAGTCGCGTAGGACATTTCCGCTCACACTTATGACGTTTTTGTCGCTTCTGATCGTTTCAAGCGTCTTTTTGCAGGCCGCAGCATAGTCTAAAATTTCAAATTTTATCTTTGCCGCTTCGAATTCACCGAGGCGTCTTTTAAGTTTTTTTATCAGATTCGCATCATGCGCTCTAACGCCGTCTAGCCAAAAGATAAGCGGCTCTTTGGCCTCTTTGGCGCGCTTTAGAGCCAGATCTATCCACGCCTCTATCGCATCGTCCTTAGCCTGCGTCATCCTAAAAATATCGCCCTTTTGCACGCCAAATTTAAAAATTTCATCGCCATTTTTGTTTGAAACGATGAATTCTCCGTCACTTTGCGCGATGAAAGTCTTGTCGTGACTGCCGTATTCCTCGGCCTTTTTAGCCATCAGTCCGACGTTTGAGACGCTGCCGATCGTTCGCACGTCAAGCGCGCCGTTTTCCTTTAGCTCTTCTATGCACGCCTCATAAAGCGTCGCGTAGGTGCGATCGGGGATGATAGCGAGCGTTTGCTCCTCTTTGCCGTCTTTGCCGCGCATCTTGCCTGAATTTCGTATCATCGCGGGCATCGAGGCGTCTATGATGACGTCGTTTGGAACGTGAAAATTCGTGATACCCTGGCTAGTATCTACCATCGCAAGACTGGCAGAATCATCTAAAATTTCACCAAATTTCGCAAGTATCTTTGCTCTAAGCGGCTCATTCAGGCTGGAAATTTTGGCGAAGATATCCTTTAGCCCGTTTTGCGCTTTTACACCAAGATCTGCAAAAATTTCGCCAAATTCTAAGAACGCCTCTTTAAAAAACACCTCAATAGCATGGGCAAATATGACAGGATCGCTTACTTTCATCATTGTAGCTTTTAAATGAAGACTCACGAGCAAGCCTTGCCGCTTGGCCTCTTTAAAGGCTTTTTCGTAAAATTTATCAAGCTCTTTTACGCTCATAAAAGTGGCGTCCACTACCTCGCCTCGTAAAATTTCAAGCTCTTTTAGCGTTTTTTCCGTGCCGTCTTCGCCTTTAAATTTCACAAAAAACGTATCGTCTCGCTCACTGATGATCGAGCGTTCGTTAGCGTAGAAATCGCCCTTTTGCATATAAGCGACCCGTGTTTTTACCTCTTTGCTCCATTTGCCGATGTCGTGAGGATTTGATCTTGCAAATTCCTTTACGGCACCAACGCAGCGCCTATCGGAATTTCCTTGTCGTAGCACCGGATTTACCGCACTTCCAAGCACTTTTGCGTATCTGCTTGCTACGTTTTTATCGTTTTCGTTTTTTATCTCGTTTGGATAGGTCGGTATATTGAAGCCAAGAGAGCGCAGCTCGCTGATAGCGGCGTTTAGCTGCGGGATAGTGGCTGAAATGTTTGGCAGCTTTATAATGTTCGCCTCTTTTCTGGCTGTAAGCTCGCCTAAAATTTTCAGTCCGTCCTCGTGTGAGTCGTCCAAGATATCGTCAAACGCCGCCAGTATCCTGCCCGCAAGCGATATATCCACCTGCTCTATCTCTATGCCGCCCTTTTTCAAAAAGCTTTGCACGATAGGAAATAACGAATAGCTCGCAAACAGTGGGGCTTCGTCGGTCTTGGTCCAGATGATATCGCTCATTTTTCACCTTGTCAAAATAAAATTTGTAGAATTTATCACTTTTTAGATTAAAAACACTTGTAAGATAGGCTTTAGGGCATATTTTCAGTGAAATTTTATCTTTGCTGCGACACGTTTTCGTTGTGTTCTATCAGCGTTTTTGAAAATTTATGCTTTTTCGTCTTTTTGTCGCGCACAAAGTATAAAAACTCCGTCTTAGCGGGGTTTATCGCGGCTTTTATGGCGTTTATGGAGACCGTGCAGATCGGCGTAGGCGGCAAGCCATCGTTTAAGTAGGTGTTAAACTCGCTCATATCGGTCTTTATGCGCTCAGGAGTCACCGCATCGTGCGAATAAACGCCGTAGTTTAGCGTCCCGTCCATTTGCAGTCTCATGCCTTTATCCAGGCGGTTATAGACGACCGAGGCGACAAGGGGCATCTCGTCGTTGTTTGCGGCTTCTTTTTGTATGACCGAGGCGATGGTCAAAATTTTATACCATTTTTTTTCGTTGTATTCGCCAAAAATTTTATTGCTTAGCTCGGACTGCGCCTTTTTTGAGGAATTTACCAGATAATACGCCAAATGCCGCTCGCTTATGCCGATCGGGATTTTATAGGTATTTGGCACTAAAAATCCATCCGGCAGCGGTGCTAACGCGTTATACTCGGCATTTAGTTTTTTAGCGTCCAGCTTTAGCTCGTTTGCGATCTGGTTTAAAAAAATGATCGTCGTCTCGCCCGGTATGAGCGTAATCTCTTGCAGTGCGGCCTTTGCCTTTGTGAGCTTGTATAAAAAATCGATCCTGCTAAGATGCGTGCTTTGCATGTTTATCCAGCCCGACTGCGGAGAGCCGATGAAAGAAAGTGCGTATTTGTCGATCTTGCTTAGATTAAAGTTGCGATTAGCTAAATAAGATATAATCTCGCCGACGCCTCCTTTAGGGATAAAGACGACTTCGCTCGTGCTTATCGG containing:
- a CDS encoding malate dehydrogenase, which codes for MKISVIGAGNVGASIAYALGMRGVCDEIALVDIFGDVARAKAIDIAQAGCVFCGCLSAAGGDDFALIEASDIVVVTAGSPRKEGQTREDLLLKNAQVVKQTAQNIAKFAPNAIVIIVTNPLDVMVWTALRYSGFDRSRVIGMAGELDSARCRYEIACLKDISAKDVSAKVLGAHNDKMIVSAKNLNQNLSPLELEKIKQETKTGGAKIVRLLGTSAYYAPAAAVVKMCEAIKNNSDEILAASVILSDELACGRLVKLSKSGLKEILPLNLEDEELDELEASEAEISANIRFLKENLA
- a CDS encoding NADP-dependent isocitrate dehydrogenase; the encoded protein is MSDIIWTKTDEAPLFASYSLFPIVQSFLKKGGIEIEQVDISLAGRILAAFDDILDDSHEDGLKILGELTARKEANIIKLPNISATIPQLNAAISELRSLGFNIPTYPNEIKNENDKNVASRYAKVLGSAVNPVLRQGNSDRRCVGAVKEFARSNPHDIGKWSKEVKTRVAYMQKGDFYANERSIISERDDTFFVKFKGEDGTEKTLKELEILRGEVVDATFMSVKELDKFYEKAFKEAKRQGLLVSLHLKATMMKVSDPVIFAHAIEVFFKEAFLEFGEIFADLGVKAQNGLKDIFAKISSLNEPLRAKILAKFGEILDDSASLAMVDTSQGITNFHVPNDVIIDASMPAMIRNSGKMRGKDGKEEQTLAIIPDRTYATLYEACIEELKENGALDVRTIGSVSNVGLMAKKAEEYGSHDKTFIAQSDGEFIVSNKNGDEIFKFGVQKGDIFRMTQAKDDAIEAWIDLALKRAKEAKEPLIFWLDGVRAHDANLIKKLKRRLGEFEAAKIKFEILDYAAACKKTLETIRSDKNVISVSGNVLRDYLTDLFPILELGTSSKMLSVVPLLSGGAMFETGAGGTAPMLARDMIASNHLDWDSLGEYLALIASLEHLSASRGDKKAEILSRTLNAAVAAYLKNNRSPKSGVKSPDTRASHFYLALYWADELARNGAKLAIKFSQTARDLSQNEAKILKELCDVQGVSVDFGGYFMPDETKAAQIMRPSKILNQIIG
- the sucD gene encoding succinate--CoA ligase subunit alpha produces the protein MSILIDKSTRVIVQGITGKEGSFHTQSCMDYGTQIAAGVTPFKGGQTHLGVKIYNTVKEAKDASGADASMIFVPAGFCKDAIIEAADADIKLCVVITEHVPVLDMLAAKAYANKRGMKIIGPNCPGVISANECKLGIMPSAVFKRASLNIGIISKSGTLTYEAANQICEQGYGISTAIGIGGDAVIGMAYDEILPLFDEDEDTRAVVMIGEIGGELESRASQIIENFKKPIVAFIAGASAPEGRKMGHAGAIINSKNASAKAKFEVLKVAGAHIVTNPAKIGEKLKEILG
- the mltG gene encoding endolytic transglycosylase MltG, yielding MIKNFIKKPYLAIFFDIVFIFFLSVFAYLARPISTSEVVFIPKGGVGEIISYLANRNFNLSKIDKYALSFIGSPQSGWINMQSTHLSRIDFLYKLTKAKAALQEITLIPGETTIIFLNQIANELKLDAKKLNAEYNALAPLPDGFLVPNTYKIPIGISERHLAYYLVNSSKKAQSELSNKIFGEYNEKKWYKILTIASVIQKEAANNDEMPLVASVVYNRLDKGMRLQMDGTLNYGVYSHDAVTPERIKTDMSEFNTYLNDGLPPTPICTVSINAIKAAINPAKTEFLYFVRDKKTKKHKFSKTLIEHNENVSQQR
- the sucC gene encoding ADP-forming succinate--CoA ligase subunit beta; the encoded protein is MNIHEFQAKEILKRYGVNVAKGAVAENLEQASEILNDLEGEIFALKAQIHAGGRGLAGGVKIASSREQAIQFASKLLGMTLITPQTPKNGILVRKIYIEEGLNFKQEIYLSLAFDRNSEKISLIVSKDGGVSIEETAKQNPHLIKTISIDPQIGLCGFHTKELINFLQIDKILWSKLDTLLQNLYKIYIFKDANLIEINPLVLTQDDEFYALDAKMSFDDSALFRHEDIRALNDETQTDASENEAKEQRLNYIKLEGSVGCVVNGAGLAMATMDIIKELGGEAANFLDVGGAATGEGVAKAFRLILNDRRVKVIFVNIFGGIVRCDRIAAGIIEACQSTPLGVPVVVRLDGTNAKEALDMLKNSSLKGLHTSGDLFEGARLAVMLAKGEK
- a CDS encoding 2-oxoglutarate synthase subunit alpha, coding for MREIISTGNALVARAAVECGCNFFGGYPITPSSEVAHELSVLLPKFGGTFIQMEDEIAGISVALGAAMSGAKTMTASSGPGISLKAEQIGLGFIAEVPLVIVNVMRGGPSTGLPTRVSQGDVLQAKTPSHGDINMIVLAPSSLEECYKFTVQAFNLATRFMTPVMLLLDETIGHMQGKVVLPEISELEIWHKAEFTGDVKEYKPYAISEDKPAVLNPFFKGYRYHITGLHHGETGFPTEDGVIVDKNIKRLFNKINLHTHEIEASENFMLDDAQICIIAYGSVALSAKQAVLNLRARGVKAGLFKPISLFPAPSAKLKGLAAKFSKILVCELNLGQYSGEISKIILRDDFARLLKANGRPLSPSEIEAKIMEILGDSDGF
- a CDS encoding 4Fe-4S dicluster domain-containing protein; the protein is MIVRDDVAVWVDESRCKACDVCVSYCPAGVLAMRLEPHAVLGKMIEVVYPGACIGCRDCELHCPDFAIYVAEKGFKFAKLTSESKERAEAVKANKFAKLGE